From a single Bos indicus isolate NIAB-ARS_2022 breed Sahiwal x Tharparkar chromosome 11, NIAB-ARS_B.indTharparkar_mat_pri_1.0, whole genome shotgun sequence genomic region:
- the UNC50 gene encoding protein unc-50 homolog isoform X1, with the protein MLPSTSVNSPAQGNGVLSSRDAARHTAGAKRYKYLRRLFRFRQMDFEFAAWQMLYLFTSPQRVYRNFHYRKQTKDQWARDDPAFLVLLSIWLCVSTIGFGFVLDMGFFETIKLLLWVVFIDCVGVGLLISTLMWFISNKYLVKRQSRDYDVEWGYAFDVHLNAFYPLLVILHFIQLFFINPDVILTDTFIGYLVGNTLWLVAVGYYIYVTFLGYSALPFLKNTVILLYPFAPLILLYGLSLALGWNFTHTLCSFYKYRVK; encoded by the exons ATGTTACCAAGTACTTCGGTGAATTCCCCAGCGCAGGGGAACGGAGTGTTGAGTTCCAGGGATGCAGCCAGACACACAGCGGGAGCAAAACGCTACAAATACCTGAGGAGGCTTTTCCGTTTCCGGCAGATGGACTTTGAGTTTGCTGCCTGGCAGATGCTCTACCTATTCACTTCCCCACAGAGAGTTTATAGAAACTTTCACTATAGGAAGCAGACAAAAGATCAGTGGGCCAGGGATGACCCGGCTTTCTTGGTCCTGTTAAGTATCTGGCTCTGTG TGTCCACGATAGGATTTGGCTTTGTGCTGGACATGGGGTTTTTTGAGACGATAAAGCTGCTCCTTTGGGTGGTATTCATAGACTGTGTAGGCGTCGGTCTTCTCATATCAACTTTAATGTG gtttatcTCCAATAAGTATTTAGTGAAACGGCAGAGCAGAGACTATGATGTGGAGTGGGGCTATGCCTTCGATGTGCATCTGAATGCTTTTTATCCTCTCCTGGTCATTCTGCATTTTATACAGCTTTTTTTCATCAACC CAGATGTCATCCTAACAGACACATTTATTGGATATTTAGTTGGAAATACCTTATGGTTGGTTGCCGTTGGCTACTATATCTATGTAACTTTCTTAGGATACAGTG CGCTGCCATTTCTGAAAAACACGGTGATCCTTCTCTACCCGTTTGCACCTCTCATCCTGCTCTACGGGCTGTCACTAGCATTGGGCTGGAACTTCACCCACACGCTCTGCTCCTTCTACaagtacagagtgaagtga
- the UNC50 gene encoding protein unc-50 homolog isoform X2 produces MLPSTSVNSPAQGNGVLSSRDAARHTAGAKRYKYLRRLFRFRQMDFEFAAWQMLYLFTSPQRVYRNFHYRKQTKDQWARDDPAFLVLLSIWLCVSTIGFGFVLDMGFFETIKLLLWVVFIDCVGVGLLISTLMWFISNKYLVKRQSRDYDVEWGYAFDVHLNAFYPLLVILHFIQLFFINHVILTDTFIGYLVGNTLWLVAVGYYIYVTFLGYSALPFLKNTVILLYPFAPLILLYGLSLALGWNFTHTLCSFYKYRVK; encoded by the exons ATGTTACCAAGTACTTCGGTGAATTCCCCAGCGCAGGGGAACGGAGTGTTGAGTTCCAGGGATGCAGCCAGACACACAGCGGGAGCAAAACGCTACAAATACCTGAGGAGGCTTTTCCGTTTCCGGCAGATGGACTTTGAGTTTGCTGCCTGGCAGATGCTCTACCTATTCACTTCCCCACAGAGAGTTTATAGAAACTTTCACTATAGGAAGCAGACAAAAGATCAGTGGGCCAGGGATGACCCGGCTTTCTTGGTCCTGTTAAGTATCTGGCTCTGTG TGTCCACGATAGGATTTGGCTTTGTGCTGGACATGGGGTTTTTTGAGACGATAAAGCTGCTCCTTTGGGTGGTATTCATAGACTGTGTAGGCGTCGGTCTTCTCATATCAACTTTAATGTG gtttatcTCCAATAAGTATTTAGTGAAACGGCAGAGCAGAGACTATGATGTGGAGTGGGGCTATGCCTTCGATGTGCATCTGAATGCTTTTTATCCTCTCCTGGTCATTCTGCATTTTATACAGCTTTTTTTCATCAACC ATGTCATCCTAACAGACACATTTATTGGATATTTAGTTGGAAATACCTTATGGTTGGTTGCCGTTGGCTACTATATCTATGTAACTTTCTTAGGATACAGTG CGCTGCCATTTCTGAAAAACACGGTGATCCTTCTCTACCCGTTTGCACCTCTCATCCTGCTCTACGGGCTGTCACTAGCATTGGGCTGGAACTTCACCCACACGCTCTGCTCCTTCTACaagtacagagtgaagtga